A part of Micromonospora chersina genomic DNA contains:
- a CDS encoding RNA polymerase sigma factor, which produces MTDRAVEDLLRALAPQVLGVLVRRHGQFYACEDAVQEALLAAATQWPEQGLPEHPRSWLVTVATRRLTDEWRSERARRDREVAVAVREPAYAAVAPPADEEPPSGDDTLKLLFLCCHPALTVSAQVALTLRAVGGLSTAEIARAYLVPEATMSQRIRRAKQRIEAAGARFDMPSAADRDARLRAVLHVLYLVFNEGYTASSGAELHRAELTGEAIRLARELRRLLPDDGEVAGLLALMLLTDAHRAARTGPGGELVPLTEQDRTRWDRAGIAEGVALVTEALTWSAPGPYQVQAAIAAVHAEAPTAADTDWRQIVALYRLLARLAPNPMVTLNQAAAVAMVDGPRAGLALLAPLDADERTAGHHRLAAVRAHLLELAGDRDDARTAYLAAARATTSLPERHYLEVRAARLATDR; this is translated from the coding sequence GCAGGTCCTCGGCGTGCTCGTCCGCCGGCACGGCCAGTTCTACGCGTGCGAGGACGCCGTCCAGGAGGCGCTGCTCGCCGCCGCCACCCAGTGGCCGGAGCAGGGCCTGCCGGAGCATCCCCGCTCCTGGCTGGTCACCGTGGCGACCCGCCGGCTCACCGACGAGTGGCGCAGCGAGCGGGCCCGCCGGGACCGGGAGGTCGCGGTGGCGGTCCGGGAACCGGCGTACGCGGCGGTCGCCCCGCCCGCCGACGAGGAGCCGCCCAGTGGGGACGACACCCTGAAGCTGCTCTTCCTCTGCTGCCATCCGGCACTCACGGTCAGCGCCCAGGTGGCGCTCACCCTGCGGGCGGTGGGCGGGTTGAGCACCGCCGAGATCGCCCGGGCGTACCTGGTGCCCGAGGCCACGATGAGCCAGCGGATCCGCCGGGCCAAGCAGCGGATCGAGGCGGCCGGGGCCCGGTTCGACATGCCCTCGGCGGCCGACCGCGACGCCCGGCTGCGCGCCGTGCTGCACGTCCTCTACCTGGTCTTCAACGAGGGGTACACCGCCTCCAGCGGTGCCGAACTGCACCGGGCCGAGTTGACCGGGGAGGCGATCCGGCTGGCCCGGGAGCTGCGCCGGCTGCTCCCCGACGACGGCGAGGTGGCCGGGCTGCTGGCCCTCATGCTGCTCACCGACGCGCACCGGGCGGCGCGTACCGGCCCGGGTGGCGAGCTGGTGCCGCTGACCGAGCAGGACCGCACCCGCTGGGACCGGGCCGGGATCGCCGAGGGCGTGGCCCTGGTGACCGAGGCGCTGACCTGGTCGGCGCCCGGCCCGTACCAGGTGCAGGCGGCCATCGCCGCGGTGCACGCCGAGGCGCCCACCGCTGCCGACACCGACTGGCGGCAGATCGTCGCGCTGTACCGGCTGCTGGCCCGGCTGGCGCCCAACCCGATGGTCACCCTCAACCAGGCCGCCGCGGTGGCCATGGTGGACGGTCCCCGGGCCGGGCTCGCCCTGCTGGCGCCGCTGGACGCCGACGAGCGGACCGCCGGCCACCACCGGCTGGCCGCCGTCCGCGCCCACCTCCTCGAACTGGCCGGCGACCGGGACGACGCCCGGACCGCCTACCTGGCCGCCGCCCGGGCCACCACCAGCCTTCCCGAGCGGCACTACCTGGAGGTACGCGCCGCGCGGCTCGCCACCGACCGATGA
- a CDS encoding dihydrofolate reductase family protein, with product MGEVTSQMSVSLDGYVAAPGQSRQDPLGRGGLRLHEWLFASESWRERHGLAGGDRNVDAEVVDEVTAGVGAYVMGRRMFGGGEGGWDLDWTGWWGDEPPWRVPVFVLTHHPREPLVMRGGTEFHFVTDGIEAALARARAAAGDLDVAVAGGGGTVRQYLAAGLLDSLWLHVVPIVLGGGTPLFDGPVDAVWEPVKVVPAPTVTHIHYRVRTAGPGTDATASTSPPTEAAPPARAEAQDGSPG from the coding sequence ATGGGAGAGGTCACCAGTCAGATGTCGGTGTCGCTGGACGGGTACGTCGCGGCGCCGGGGCAGAGCCGGCAGGACCCGCTCGGCCGGGGCGGCCTGCGGCTGCACGAGTGGTTGTTCGCCAGCGAGAGCTGGCGCGAGCGGCACGGGCTGGCCGGCGGGGACCGGAACGTCGACGCCGAGGTGGTCGACGAGGTCACGGCGGGAGTCGGCGCGTACGTGATGGGGCGCCGCATGTTCGGCGGCGGCGAGGGCGGGTGGGACCTGGACTGGACCGGCTGGTGGGGTGACGAGCCGCCGTGGCGGGTCCCGGTCTTCGTGCTGACCCACCACCCGCGCGAGCCGCTGGTGATGCGGGGCGGCACCGAGTTCCACTTCGTCACCGACGGCATCGAGGCGGCGCTGGCGCGGGCCCGCGCGGCGGCCGGCGACCTCGACGTGGCCGTGGCGGGCGGGGGCGGGACGGTGCGCCAGTACCTGGCGGCCGGGCTGCTCGACTCGCTGTGGCTGCACGTGGTGCCGATCGTCCTGGGCGGCGGCACGCCCCTCTTCGACGGCCCCGTCGACGCGGTGTGGGAACCGGTCAAGGTGGTCCCCGCCCCCACGGTCACCCACATCCACTACCGGGTCAGAACAGCCGGCCCCGGTACGGATGCGACCGCTTCCACGTCTCCTCCCACTGAAGCAGCTCCGCCTGCCAGAGCGGAAGCTCAGGATGGTAGTCCCGGATGA